GGTGATGACCCACATGACCGTGCTGTCGACGACGAACATCGACCGCATGGAGGTGTTCCGGACGCTCGCGACCGAGGAGGAGTACGGCGCCGCCGCCGACGAGCTCGCGCGCGTCGTCCACCTCGTCGACACGTGGAACCAGTCGCTCGACGACGCGCTGCGCAGGCGGGCGAAGGAGGTCCCCTCGGACGTGTTCTCGGACTTCTTCGACCGCCTCGGCTACACCATCGGCGCCGGGCAGACCCTCGACGACTTCCTGCTGTCCGAGCAGGACGCGGTCATCCAGAACTACATCACGGTGTACGAGGGGGCGCTGGCGAACCTGGAGGTCATGAAGGACCTCTACATGTCGATGATCCTCTCGATGACGTTCGCGCTGGTGTTCGCCATCGTCCTCCCGATCCTCACCGGCGACAACCCGACGCTCACCGTCTCGGCGGTCATCGTCCTGTTCATGCTGGTGCAGCTGGGCTTCTACGTCGTCATCCGGGCGATGGCCCCCCACGACCCCGTCTGGTTCCACTCCGAGGAGGGGGCGCCCTCGGACTTCCGGCTGTGGTCCAGCTTCGCGGTCGGCGTCTTCGGGACCGCCGCGCTCGTCGTCTTCGTCGGCGCCGGCCTGTTCAACGTCGGGCCGGGGCTGCGCGGGCTGCTCTTCTTCCTCGAGGACATCCCGCTCGCGCTGTACATCTGCGTCCCGATCACGCCGATGGCGATCACCGGGGTGATGCTCCGGTTCGAGGAGCGCAACATCGAGGAACGGGACGAGGAGTTCCCGTCGTTCATCCGCGCGCTCGGCGCCGCCGAGTCGGCCAAACAGTCGACGACCGGCGACGTGCTCGCGACGCTCCACAAGAAGGACTTCGGCGCGCTCACGCCCGCGATCGTCCGCCTGTACCGCCGGCTCAACATCCGGATCAGCTCCGAACAGGCGTGGTACACGTTCGCGACGGACACGCGCTCGTACCTCATCCAGAAGTTCTCGGACATGTACCTCGAGGGGCGCTCGATGGGCGGCCGGCCGAAGCTGCTGGGGGAGCTCATCTCCCAGAACATGAACACCGTCATGCAGCTGCGCGAGCAGCGCCGGCAGGCGACGGTGACGATGATCGGGCTGCTGTACGGGATCACCTCCGCGTCGGCGTTCGCGTTCTTCATCGGCCTGCAGGTCGTGAACATCCTCGCGGACCTGTCCCAGCAGTTCAACATCACCAACGCCGGCGGCGTCGGCAAGATCATCTACGCCGGCGTGTACGACATCGCGCTCATCGAGTTCCTGCTCCTGCTCGTCATCCTCTTCAACGCCGTCCTCTCGTCTGTGATGATCCGCACCATCGACGGCGGCAACAAGGCGAACGCCTACCTCCACTTCGTGCTCATGACGTGGCTCGGCTCCGGCGTCGCCATCTTCACGAAGCACCTCGTCAGCGCGATCCTCACGATCTGAGTTCGAGCGCGCGGTGACGGCACCGTTCGCGCGGGTGCCGGTCGTGCGGGTGCCGAACGCGCGGATACGGAAGCGACCGGGGGCCGTCCCCGATCCTCGTCGCTCTCACCGCTGATACGTCACGCCGAACCCTTATGCTCGCCCGACGCGGAGTCTTCGGTAGCGGCGGTCGCAGGGATGCGGGAGCCGACCGCCGTCGGGTCGCGGCGAAGCCATGGGTAGGGACCTGGCGTTCGCGCGAACCCCGAGTCGGCCGCCCCGGTCGGGGCGGCCGGTGCTGTTCTCGTGGTGGCTGTCCGTTCCGTTCACAGCGAACGCGCCGTCGGCGTCGCCGGCGTCAACGCCCGCGGTCGACGCCGGGAGGTCGTGAGTGACGTGCCGCCGGCGTATCGTACCCGACGTGGCTACGACGCGGCGGCGCCGCTCGCGATCGAGCGCGCCGAAAAAACGGAACCGAACGCAGCGGCGGTTGTTCGCTCAGTCGTCGGCCTGACCGACATCGGAACGAGTTCCGACGAGCTCAGGAATCCTGCGATTCCTGACCGCCGTCGGTGGCGACCGCGCCGCCCGTGCCCCTGCGGGCCTCCTGGATGTTGTCGTACCCCATCTTGACCAGCGACAGCGCCAGGTAGATCAGGGTGAACGCGATGGCGATCTGGACGACCGCCGACAGCATCGCGAAGGCTCCCGCCTCGGCCATCCACGCGTCGTTGAGGAACTTCGCGTAGATGTTGTCGTGGAGCGCGAGCCACAGCAGACCCAGCACGGTGATCGTCACCATGACCACCATCGGGCCGCCCGTGGAGATGAGCTGCTTGGAGTCGCTCCAGTTGGCGAGCCATACCGTCGCGGTGAGCAGCGCCAGCGCCGCGAGCAGCTGGTTCGCGCCGCCGAACAGCTGCCACAGCGTCAGCCACGAGCCGCTCGTGATCATGACGTACGCGGGCACCGCCTGCACGACCGCGTTTCCGTAGCGGTCGGCCGCGAACGACTCGACCGGCGATTCGGGCGTGCCGACGATCTCCTCCATCATGTACCGACCCAGGCGGACGGCGGTGTCGGTCGACGTGAGCAGGAAGCTCACGAGCACCAGCGCCATGAACGGGCCGCCGAAGGAGGTCGGGATGCCGAAGCTCGTCAGGATGATCCCGCCGCCGGTCGCGAACGTCGGCAGCGCGAGCCCGATGCCGCCGCCGACCTCGGGCGCGACGAGCGCGACCGTGATCAGCGCGACGGTGGCGAGCAGTCCCTCGCCGAGCATCCCGCCGTAGCCGATCGCGCGCGCGTCGGTCTCCTTGTTCAGCTGCTTCGAGGTCGTCCCCGACGACACCAGCGAGTGGAACCCGGAGATGGTCCCGCACGCGATGGTGATGAACAGCAGCGGGAACAGCGGCGCGCCGGAGCGGCCGATGAACCCGTAGAACGGTTCGAGTTGCGTGGTGAGCGGCTGGCTCGGCGTGATCGCGCCGATGCCCATCGCGCCGCCCAGCGTGCCGACGATGATCGCCAGCAGCGCCCCGCCGACCCCCGAGTACAGGAGGAACGACGAGAGGTAGTCACGCGGCTGCAGCAGCACCCATACCGGAAGCGCGCTCGCGAGCGCCCCGTACACGAGGATGATCGGGATCCACGCGGCGGTGTTGGCGCCGAGCGCGCCCGCGCCGGGGATCCACGACCCGCCGCTGCCCAGCAGGACGATCGTCTGGGCGGGCGCACGTGCGGCCGGCTCGAACAGCGCGACCGGGACCAGCGTCCCGACGTACACGCCCGCGAACATCGCGGCGACGAACGCGATCGTTCCCGGGATGAACGAGAGGTTCAGCTGGTACAGGTACACGCCGAACAGCACCGCCAACCCGATGTAGATCAGGCTCGCGGTCGCCGCCTCGGGGTACGCGTTGAACACGATCGCGACCACGAGCGCGAACACCGCGACGACGAGCACGATCGTGAGGAACGCGAACCACAGCAGCATGTTCTTGCCGCGCTCGCCCACGTACTCGCCGATGATGTACCCGATCGACTTCCCCTCGTGTCGGAGGCTCGCCGACAGCGAGACGAAGTCGTGGACCGACCCCATCAGCGGGTTGCCGATGGCGATCCACAGGATCGCGGGCACCCAGCCCCACACGACACCCGCGGTGATGGGGCCCACGATGGGCGCGCCGCCAGCGATACTCGAATAGTGATGCCCCAAGAGCACCGGCTTCTTCGCCGGAACGTACTCCTGTCCGTCCTCGTATTTGTGTGCCGGCGTCTCCCGGTCCTCGTCCAGTTCGACGAACTGGGCGAGATACCGCGAGTACCCGAGATACCCCGCACTGAACAGTGCGAGTACCCCGATCACCAGCCACATTGCTGCCACCATGCTTGTTACCTCGTCACAGTCGTGTGCAGAATGAATATAAAAACATTAACCTTCGACGGTGGATCGACGGCGCTCATACGGCGGTTTCGCCGGCCTGAACGATCGTTCTCCCTTCGTTGCGAACCATTCGGTAGTGGATTTTGCGGAAAATCTGTCGTTGAATACTTTGTGGTTTGCCGCGCGCGCCTCGCGCGCACCCCACACGCCCCACGCCGAACCGGACCGGGCCATCCCCGGCCGGGTGGCTCACGCCGAGCCGTCCGGGGGTGTCGCGGGCGGGGCCGCCTCGATGTCGAGCTCGTCGGCGACCTCCGTGAGGAAGTCGCCCTTCACCTCCTCGACGCGGGTCTCGATCTCGGCGACGACGGGTTGCTCGAACTCCTCGCGAAGCGTCCGGAGGTGCGCGCGCTCGGTCGCGACGCGGTCGCGGAGGTAGCGCGCGCCGCGGCCGTTCTCGTCGTCGTCCGGCGAGGGGGTGAGCCGGTTCACCGCGAGCCCACGAACGGCGAGCCCGCGGTCGGCGAGCCCCTCGGCCGCGCGCCGGGTCTCACGGACCGACAGCTCGTCGGGGTTGACGACGAGGAAGAAGGCGGCGTGCTCGCGCAGCGTCTCGCCGGCGTACTCGAAGAACTCCTTGCGCTCCTGTAAGCGCGCGAGGATCGGGTCGCCGTCCATCACTCTCCGGGGTTCGTTGTTGCCGATCGCGGCCTTCTCGTACAGGTCGATCGACTTCTCGCGCTTGCGCCGCAGCCGGTCGATCCACCCCTCCAGGAAGTCCGGCAGTCCGAGCAGCCGGAGCGTGCCGCCGGTGGGGGAGGTGTCGAAGACGACACGGTCGAAGTCGTCGCTGGAGCGCATCACGTCGACGAACCGGTCGAACAGCGCGGCCTCGTAGGCACCGGGGGTCTGGTGGGCCATCTCGATCTGGCGGTCGATCTCGTTGACGAGCGCGGCGCTGACCTGGTCGCCGAGCGCGCGCTTCGTCTCCATCAGGTGGTGTTCGACCTCCTCGTCGGGGTCGATCTCCATCGCCCACAGCCCGTCGCGGCCCTCGACGGCCTGCGGCTCGTCGCCCAGTTCCTGGTCGAACACGTCCGACGTCGAGTGGGCCGGGTCCGTCGAGACGACGAGCGTGTCAAGCCCCGCGTCCGCACACTTGACCGAGTACGCCGCCGACATCGTCGTCTTGCCGACGCCGCCCTTCCCGCCGAAGAACACGAACTTCTCCATGTGTGTGTCCTCGGACATCAGAAGTGGTACTGCTGTCCCTTGCGTTCGAGCATCGAGCCGCGGTCCCACATCCGGCGCTCCCACGCCTCGAACTCGTCCTCGAGATACGGGAGCAGCTCGGCGGTGTAGTAGGAGACCGGCGAGGGGATGCCGAAGGCGTCCGGGAAGCACGCCAGCATGAACGTGTCCTCCAGGTCCTCGGCCTCCTTCTCGATCTTCTCGTACGCCGGGTGGGTCACCAGCCCGTGATACAGGCCGGCCGCCCACTCGCGCAGCGCGTCGAGGTACCGGTCGATCCGGTCCGCGAGGGCGCCCCCGCCGTCGTCCGTGGCGTCGCTCATCGGTCGTGTGTGTGGCGCTCCCGTGGTTAAGCATGTCGCGATAGTGCGCGGATCGCCCTCGGCCCGCCGCGACCAACGGGCACAAGTACCACACGCGCGGATCGTTCGTCGATGACGCCCGGACGCGGACTCGGCGGCGGTCCCGGACCGAGCGGCGACGACGCCGTCCCGGTGACGGTCCTCTCGGGGAGCCTCGGCGCCGGCAAGACGACGCTCGTGAACCACGTCCTCTCGAACGCCGGCGACCGCGACATCGCGGTGCTGGTCAACGACGTGGGATCGGTGAACGTCGACTACGACCTCCTCTCCTCGGAGGACCTCCCGGCCGTCGGCGTCGCGGAGCTGTCCAACGGCTGTATCTGCTGTGAGCTGCGCGACGACCTCGAACGCGCGGTCGTCCAGCTCGCCGACGGCAAGGAGTTCGACCACCTCGTCGTCGAGCCCTCGGGGATCAGCGAGCCCGGCCCCGTCGCCCGACAGTTCACCACCGGCCCGGCCGCGGCCCGATACCGGATGGACGCCGTCGTCACGGTGCTGGACACCCCGCAGTTCCTCGGCGCCTTCGCGGGCGAGGGAACCCCGAAGCGACGGGGGAGCACCACTCACGAGGGCGGCGAGGGTGCAGTCGGCGGCACGGCGGCAGACGGCGAGGACGCGGACCTCGGTGGCGACGACGCCGACCGCGAAGGCGACGGCGACGAAGCTCCCCGCCCGCTCTCGGATCTGCTCGTCGAGCAGGTCGAGGGCGCGGACGTGGTCCTGCTCAACAAGGCCGACCTGTGCGACGAGGCCGAACTCGCGGAGGCCGAGGAGCTGGTGCGCGCGCTCCGTCCCCGCGCCGAGATCCTTCCCACCGAGCACTCGGCGGCGCCGCTGGATCGGATCCTCGACGTGGACCTGTACGAGCATCGGGACGAGGAGCACGGCCACCCCGACGACCACGCGGACCACGGCGACCACGAACACGCCGACAGCGACGACCACGGGCACGCCGACAGCGACGACCACGGGCACGCCGACGGCGACGACCACGGCCACGCACACGGCGGGGACGGCCATGACCACGCCCACCCGGACGAGGTGTACGGCGTCACATCCTTCGTCTACCGCGCGCGGCGACCGTTCCACCCCGAACGGCTCGCCGAGTACCTCTCGAACCTGCCCGAGTCGGTCGTGCGCTCGAAGGGGACGCTCCACGTCGCCGGCAGCGATCAGCGGCTGCACTACAGTCAGGCCGGCCCCTCGGTTCGTGTGGAGGCGGTCGGCCCGTGGGTGGCGGCGATGGAGGAGGCCGACCGGGAGCTGTACCGGGCGAACCGCCGCGGCGGCGCCGACTGGGACGACGAGTGGGGCGACCGCCACACCGAGGTGGTCGTCATCGGCGTCGACCTCGACGAGCCGGCGGTGCGCGCGCGGCTGGACGACTGTCTCCTCACGGACGCGGAGCTGGAGAACGGACCCGGCGTCGACCCCGCCGAGTGGTTCCCGACCGCGCCCGCCGAGGGCGACGGCGATGGCGACGGGAACGCCGACGCGGTCGTTTCGCTGTCGTAACCGTCAGCAGGCGCAGCCGGTCGAGCCGGGCGAGCGCTCGAACGCCATCTCGTCGCCGCACTCCGGACACGACGGGGGCTCCTCGCCGGTCACGTCGAGGTCGAGCAGGCGCTCGTCGCAGTCGTGACACCAGTACGCGCCCGTCGACTCCTCGGTGCCGCCCCCGCGGTTCGGCGATTCCGTCGAGGCCTTCAGCGTCTCGGTGAGCGTGCCGATCAGTCCCATGTGTGGTATTCACACTGTCCTGCGCATAAACTGCGGTGCGGATCCGCGATCTCGACACACAACCGTCGAGTCCGCGATCGAGCGCCTCAGGCGTCGTCGGCGATGTTGTCGAGCAGGCGCCGCAGCTCGCCGCGGCGCTTCCACCCGGCGATCCGGTCGGCTAGCGGGAGCGGCAGCCCAAGCGAGACGCGCGAGACGGCCCGTACCCGACTGCCCTCGTTGGCCGGCTCGACGGTCACCGCCGTCTCCATCGCGTCGAACGGTCCCCGCTCGCCGACCTGCTCGTAGCGCCAGCCGTCGTCGGTCTCGGTCACCCGGAGGTCGAACTCCAGACCGCCGCCGGCGACGGTGACGACGGTGGCGTCGTCCTCGGATCGGGTTCCCCGGACCACGAAGCTCCCCTCGTACTCGACGAGCGCCGCCGGCGAGAGCAGCCGGCGGAGCGTGTCGGGGGTCGCCGCGACGAACCGCTCGGCCTCGACTTCGCGCATGCCGCGGGGTGGGCGCCCCCCGCACAAAAGCCCGCGGGGAACCGCCGTCGGCCGCGCTCACCAGTCGACGAGCGGGAGCGTCAGCAGCACGAGCAGCAGCCCGAAGGCGACGGCGACGTACAACAGGCGCCGGAACCGCCACGAGGCGGGGATCTCCTCGCGGAGGTCCGGCCGAGCCGATCGCACGAGGCGATGGTACGCGAGGGCCACGGTCGGAACGAAGGCCGCGGCCGACCCGGCGAGCGCGAGCGACAGGTCGGCGCCGAACAGCGCCATCAGGTAGATCGGCCCGAACGAGAAGACGATCATGAACGCCATCCCCGCGACGACGAGGAAGGGGACGGCGTCGACGGCGTCGCCCTCGCGGTTCCGGAGGCGCATACCCGACCTACGACCGCGAGAGCCAAGTAGGTGGTACCCGCACGGCGAGGCATGGCAAGCGACGGCGACCCGCGCGTGCTGCTCGCGATGAACATCGTCCTCTCGTCGATCTTCGCGTCGGTCGTCGTGTGGGGGCTGTCGTACCTCGATCTCGCCGCGTTGACGCTCGAGAACGTCGCCGGGCTCGCGATCGTCGTCTTCGCGGCCACGTACCTCCTCGTGTTGCGGTAGCGGCGGACGCCCGGCCGAGGCCCGAGTGCCGCCTCAAGCCGGGGCCGAGTGCCGACTCAGGCCGCCAGCAGGAACACCGCGGTCATCGCCGCGCCCGCGGCGGGCGGGATGGTGAGGTTGTCGTCGACCACGTAGCCGCGGACCACCGGCTTCACGCCGTCGGCGACGGTCGCCCCGAGCGCGCCCGCGGCCGCGGCGGCGACGCCGACGAGCGTCCCCGCGTGGAGGACGGTGATCGGCACCGCGAGCGCGAAGCACACGAGGAACATCACCGCGAGCACGCCGACCTCCTTGGCGGTCGTCGCGTCGTTGCTGCCGAGGTACCCGGAGATCGGGTCGCCGATCGACAGCATCAGGATCGCCGACGCCGCCAGCGGCGGCTCGAAGGCGACGACCTCGGGCCCGTACGGGGGCGCGAACGCCAGCGCCGCGACGGTCGCGCCCACCATGAACAGGGCGTAGCCGGCGACGTTGTCGGCCTCGTACTCCCGCGTCAGCTCGTCGTACACGCGGTCCAGCGGCGGCCACTCCACGCCGACGACGAGCCGGAGGAACTCCAACAGGAACACGCCGGCCGTCGCGACCAGCAGGAGCGCCTGTAGCTGTCGCCAGGTGACGAGCCCGAGCAGGTAGATCGCCGGGAACCCGGTCCCTGAGGCGTGAACCGCCCGCCGCTTCAGCTCCCCCATCGGCGTCTCAGGCCGTCTCGACGTCCGTCTCGATCTCGTCGTGCGCCGCCGCCAGCGCGTCGAACGCGCGGTCCTCCTCGGGATCGAGCAGGGTGGCGATCTCGTCTGCGACCTCGCTCACGGGCACGCGGACCTGCCGCGCGGAGTCGCGCTCGCGGACGGTGACGGTGTCGGGGCCGTCGCCCTCGATGCCGTCGCGGTCGACGGTGACACAGAAGGGCGTGCCGACCTCGTCCTGCCGGCGGTAGCGCCGGCCGATCGAGCCGGAGTCGTCGTACTCAACCGACAGGCCCGCCGCGCGCAGGTCGCCGGTGACCTCGTCGGACAGATCGAGCAGGCGCTCGTCGTTGGAGACGAGCGGGAAGACGGCGGCGTCGGTCGCGGCCATCTCCGGGTCGAGCGCGAGGTAGGTGCGCTCCTCGCCGTCGACCTCGTCGCTCCGGTAGGCGTGCTCGATGACGGTGTAGACGATGCGGTCGATACCGAACGACGGCTCGACGACGTGCGGGGTGATGTGCTCGCCGTTCTCGGTCACCTCCTCGACCGAGAAGTTCGCCACGTCGCTGTCGACCGTGTGGGTCTCGCCGTCGACCTCCACCTCGACTTCGGCCGCGTCGAAGGCGTCCGGCTCGCGCTCGGCCAGCGTCTGCAACGCCTCGGCGACCGCGCCGGCGTCGCCGCCGAACTCGGGGCCGAGCGTCGCCATGTCCGGGTCGACGGTCGCGCGCTCCACCGTCTTCGGCTCGTCGTACTGCTTGAACACGGTGAACGACTCGCCGGAGTGTTCGGCGTGCTTCGTGAGGTCGTAGTCCGAGCGGTAGGCGAAGCCGGTGATCTCGATCCAGTCGCCGCCCACCTCGCTTTCCGCGTCCCAACAGTCGGCCGCGTAGTGGGCCAACTCGCCGGGGAGGTGCTGGCGGAACCGGAACCGGTCCATGTCGACGCCGACGCGCTCGTACCACTCCTGTGCGACGCCGAGGTAGTAACCGACCCAGTCGGAGCCGATGACGCCCTCGTCGACGGCGTCGCCGACGGTCGTGGTGTAGGCCTCGCCGTCCTCGTCCTCCTGCTCGTCGGCGGGGTACAGCGTGACCTCCACGTCCTCGACCTCGTGGAGCGGCGGCTCGTCCTCCTCGGGGTCGATGAACGTCTCCAGCTCGGCCTGCGTGAACTCGCGCACGCGGATGATGCCCTTGCGGGGGCTGATCTCGTTGCGGTAGGCCGGGCCGATCTGCGTGACGCCGAACGGGAGGCGGTTGCGCGCGTATTCCTTCAGACGCGGGAACTCGACGAAGATGCCCTGCGCCGTCTCCGGGCGCATGTAGCCGGGCTGGCCCGAGCCGGGGCCGATGCTCGTCTCGAACATGAGGTTGAAGTCCTCGACCGGCTCGCCGCCGAGGGGGGCGTCACACGATGGACACCGCAGGTCGTGATCCCGGATGATCATCTCGACCTCCGAGATCGGCAGCGACTCGGCCTCCTCGATGCCCGTGTTGTCCTCGATGAGGTGGTCGGCGCGGTGGGACGCGCCGCACTCGGGGCACTCGACGAGCATGTCGTCGAAGCCGTCGAGGTGGCCCGACGCCTCGAAGACGGCCTCGGGCATGATCGTCGGCGCCTCGATCTCCATGTTGCCCTGGCGGACGGTGAAGCGGTCGCGCCAGGCGGACTCGAGGTTGTCCTTCACCGCCGCGCCGTTGGGGCCGTACGTGTAGAAGCCGGCGACGCCGCCGTAGGCGCCGTTGGCGCCGAAGAAGAAGCCCCGACGCTTCGCCAGCTCGATCACGTCCTCCTGCTCGGCCATCTACAGCGCCTCCAACAGGTGCACGTCGCGCACGATGCCGACGAGCTCGCCGCCGGCCTGCAGCGGCACCTGTTCGATGTCCTCGGTGATCATCTCCTGTGCGGCCTCCTGCACCGAGCGCGTCCGCGAGACCGTCCGCACGTCATCGGTCATGAACTCCGTGACCGGCTCCGCGGGGATCTCGACGTTCCGCGTGGGCACGTACGCCGCGCCGACGGCCTTGATGCCCTCCCACTTCCAGTCGTCGTCCTGGTCGGCGATGGAGTCGCCGGTGTTGTCCTCGCCCTCGACGACGCGGGCGACCTCGAGCACGTCGACCTCGGTGAGCATGCCGGCCATGTCTCCGTCCTCGCCCAGCGCGACCGCGTACGGGACGTTCGCGAAGAACAGCTGGCGCTCGGCGACCGTCAGCGGCGTGCCGGTGTACACGGTGTTCACGTCGGTGCCGGCCACGTCGCCGCAGGTGGCGTCGGTGTCGACCTCGTCGCGGGCGATCGCGGCGACGATGTCGGTGACGGTGACGATCCCCGCCAGGGTGTCCCCGTTGTGCTCCTCGACGACGGGAACGCGACGGCTGCCGCCGATCATCACCTGCGCGGCGTCGCGGAGGTTCGTCTCGGGCGTGACCGTCGGCACGTCCCGCATCAACAGCGCCAGCTGGTCCTCGTCGGGCTTCTCGATGAGGTCGTCCCGGGAGACGAGGCCGCGGTACACCTCGTCGTCGCCCTCGCCTTTCACCACCGGAACCGACGAGAAGCGGTACTCCTGGAGGTACGTGAGGACGTCGTCGCGACTGCCGGGGAGCGACACCGTGACGAGATCCGCTCGCGGCGTCATCGCGTCTGCTACGTTCATACCCCGCAGTGCGCCCCGACGCCTCTTGTATCATGCGAAGGTGTGCTGGCGGCTGTCCCGGGCGCTCACCCGACGAATCCGGGAGTATTCCCCCGAGGGGACGACCCTGTGAAGCGGTGTCAATCCGACGAGTTTATCAGTGCGTATGTGAGATGCATTCATATGACAACGAGGCACACGGGGTGCGAGCCCGGTGAGGTGATGGCGTCGGTGGACGAGAGCTCCGCGGAGTTCGTCATCGCGGACCTCGCATGCGACGACGCCTGGCTCTCCGTCGGCGAGGCCGACGCCCCGGTGCTCGAGAACTGGTGTTGAGGTCGGGGGATCGCTCCCCCAGTCGATTCTTCGGTCCGTTCTTCGGTCGCCGCTGCCGGTTCCCGGAAGCCACGCGTTTCCCCGGCGAATGCGATCGACGGGTCGGCCCCGCCGTCAGATCTCGTCGCCCGGGTCGTGGTCGGCGGCCATCCGCTCGGCTTCCGCGGCGTAGCGTTCGCGTCGCTCGTCGTCGACGGGCTCGGTGTCGTCCTCGTCGCGGTCGATGGCGGCGGTGATCGGCTTGCGCTGGAGCAACTCGATCGACGCCTGCCGGGTGTACGACCGGCGACCGTCGACGCTCGCGTAGGTGAGTGTCACCGTCTGTCGGGTGTCGTACTCCCGGGAGACGAGCCAGAGGCGCATGCTTCCCGATTCGACCGCCGACGAGAAAGGCTGCGGGGTTCGCGGTCGGCGACCGCGGACGCGACCGATCCCGGACCGTGGGTGTCCGGCGCCGAACGGTGAGCGCTCGGTTCCGATCGGTTGCCGTTCAGTTCCCGAACACGAAGCCGCCGTAGTCGCCGTCGGTGTCGGTATCGCCGTCGGACGCATCGCCGTCGGATGCCTCCTCCTCGGCCGCCTCGATGGTGACGCCGTCGTCGCCCTCGTCGTCGCGACCGGCGTCCGCGGGCGCGTCGATCGTGATGCCGCCGTCGGTTCGGAACTCCGACTCCCCGCCCGCGAGTCGGCTCGTCCGTCCGCCGTCGGCGCGGAACTCGGCGCTTTTTGCGTCCTTCCCGCGGAGTTCCATCACGCGCTGGGACAGTTCGGCGATGGCGTCGCTCTGGTCGTCGGTCGCGGCGACGATCCGGTCGGCGGCGTGTTCGGTCTCGCTCGAGCGCTCCCGGACCTCCTCGATGGTCGCGGTGAGCTCCTCGACGGTGGCCGCCTGGTCGTCGGTCGCGCGCGACACCTCGGCGATGCCGTCGGCTGCCTGGTCGATGGACGCCGCGATGTCCTCGAACGCCACCAACACGTCGTCGATCTGATCGGCCGCGTGGTCGATCTGCTGGTGGCTCTGTTCGGCGGCGACGACCGTCGAGTCGGTGCGGTTCTGTAGCTGCTCGATGTTGCCCGTGATCTGCTCGGTGTGCTGGCGGGTCTCGTCGGCGAGCGTCTTCACCTCCTCGGCGACGACGGCGAAGCCGTCGCCGTCCTTGCCCGCGCGGGCGGCCTCGATGTTGGCGTTGAGTGCCAACAGGTTCGTCTGCTCGGCCACGTCGGAGATGACCTCGACGACGGACTCGATGTCGTCCATTCGGTCGCCGAGATCGGTGACGGAGTCGACGAGCTCCTCGCCGATCTCGGTCACCTCCTCGGTCGCCTCGCGTGCGTCCTCGCTGGCGTCGAGCCCGTCGGTCGCGGCCTCGCGCGCCTGCTCGGCGGCGGTGTCGACCTCCTCGGCGGTCGCGGCGACCTCCTCCATCGACGCGGAGAACGTCTGCATCTCCGAGACGCCCTCCGAGAGTAGCTCGTTCTGCTCGCCGACGTTCTCGGCGATCTCCTCTGCGGCGTCGACCGCCTCCTCCACGGAGTCCTCCAGGCGCGCGGTACCCTCGTCGACGCCGGCGGCGGTCTCCTCGAACGCCTCGGCCATCTCGTTGAGGTCGCAGATGACGTCGAGCAGCCGGTCGTCGAGGCAGTCGTTCTCGTCCTCGAAGGACGCCCGTGCGTCGAGGTTCCCCTCCGTCAGCAACCCCATCGTCGCGCCGAGCTCGTCGACGAGGTCCTCGACCGCCTTCTGGCGCTGGACCTGGTCCGTCCGATCGCGGACCG
This genomic stretch from Halobaculum roseum harbors:
- a CDS encoding SRPBCC family protein; the protein is MREVEAERFVAATPDTLRRLLSPAALVEYEGSFVVRGTRSEDDATVVTVAGGGLEFDLRVTETDDGWRYEQVGERGPFDAMETAVTVEPANEGSRVRAVSRVSLGLPLPLADRIAGWKRRGELRRLLDNIADDA
- the glyS gene encoding glycine--tRNA ligase — encoded protein: MAEQEDVIELAKRRGFFFGANGAYGGVAGFYTYGPNGAAVKDNLESAWRDRFTVRQGNMEIEAPTIMPEAVFEASGHLDGFDDMLVECPECGASHRADHLIEDNTGIEEAESLPISEVEMIIRDHDLRCPSCDAPLGGEPVEDFNLMFETSIGPGSGQPGYMRPETAQGIFVEFPRLKEYARNRLPFGVTQIGPAYRNEISPRKGIIRVREFTQAELETFIDPEEDEPPLHEVEDVEVTLYPADEQEDEDGEAYTTTVGDAVDEGVIGSDWVGYYLGVAQEWYERVGVDMDRFRFRQHLPGELAHYAADCWDAESEVGGDWIEITGFAYRSDYDLTKHAEHSGESFTVFKQYDEPKTVERATVDPDMATLGPEFGGDAGAVAEALQTLAEREPDAFDAAEVEVEVDGETHTVDSDVANFSVEEVTENGEHITPHVVEPSFGIDRIVYTVIEHAYRSDEVDGEERTYLALDPEMAATDAAVFPLVSNDERLLDLSDEVTGDLRAAGLSVEYDDSGSIGRRYRRQDEVGTPFCVTVDRDGIEGDGPDTVTVRERDSARQVRVPVSEVADEIATLLDPEEDRAFDALAAAHDEIETDVETA
- a CDS encoding dolichol kinase produces the protein MGELKRRAVHASGTGFPAIYLLGLVTWRQLQALLLVATAGVFLLEFLRLVVGVEWPPLDRVYDELTREYEADNVAGYALFMVGATVAALAFAPPYGPEVVAFEPPLAASAILMLSIGDPISGYLGSNDATTAKEVGVLAVMFLVCFALAVPITVLHAGTLVGVAAAAAGALGATVADGVKPVVRGYVVDDNLTIPPAAGAAMTAVFLLAA
- a CDS encoding DUF7556 family protein, encoding MTTRHTGCEPGEVMASVDESSAEFVIADLACDDAWLSVGEADAPVLENWC
- a CDS encoding CBS domain-containing protein, whose amino-acid sequence is MNVADAMTPRADLVTVSLPGSRDDVLTYLQEYRFSSVPVVKGEGDDEVYRGLVSRDDLIEKPDEDQLALLMRDVPTVTPETNLRDAAQVMIGGSRRVPVVEEHNGDTLAGIVTVTDIVAAIARDEVDTDATCGDVAGTDVNTVYTGTPLTVAERQLFFANVPYAVALGEDGDMAGMLTEVDVLEVARVVEGEDNTGDSIADQDDDWKWEGIKAVGAAYVPTRNVEIPAEPVTEFMTDDVRTVSRTRSVQEAAQEMITEDIEQVPLQAGGELVGIVRDVHLLEAL
- a CDS encoding methyl-accepting chemotaxis protein; its protein translation is MPLLARLRAWVTGTDPNEPLADGGVTVQSGADSAGLPESDAAADEDEDEDDELNVDDDLLLDGMGSPVFMVDADGEIVAWNSAIEELTGASAEEAIGHEHASEMFYPDGRRAQTLADKVLEHPKSVHEEFGVDLEDESMWLYSDTSVMTDQHGVDRDIYFTAMPLYEDDELVAVVETVRDRTDQVQRQKAVEDLVDELGATMGLLTEGNLDARASFEDENDCLDDRLLDVICDLNEMAEAFEETAAGVDEGTARLEDSVEEAVDAAEEIAENVGEQNELLSEGVSEMQTFSASMEEVAATAEEVDTAAEQAREAATDGLDASEDAREATEEVTEIGEELVDSVTDLGDRMDDIESVVEVISDVAEQTNLLALNANIEAARAGKDGDGFAVVAEEVKTLADETRQHTEQITGNIEQLQNRTDSTVVAAEQSHQQIDHAADQIDDVLVAFEDIAASIDQAADGIAEVSRATDDQAATVEELTATIEEVRERSSETEHAADRIVAATDDQSDAIAELSQRVMELRGKDAKSAEFRADGGRTSRLAGGESEFRTDGGITIDAPADAGRDDEGDDGVTIEAAEEEASDGDASDGDTDTDGDYGGFVFGN